TATTATGAAGTAtgattattgatattttttcatatatttttttaaacagattCTACAAAACCCTCTCACTGATCCTGTGTAAAATTTCGATCTTGACAACCTCTGTGATCTGATTAGATTATAGTGATCCTGTAACCATGGCTGCTTTGGCCTTCACACCCCATATTCAAAGACCCCCAATCCCACCACTTTCAACACCCACCAAAGCTCCCAAATCCAGAACCAAAACCAGGGTCTCTCTCCAACCTTCCCCAACCTTCTCTGACCCCTTTGTTCTCCAACTGGCAGAAACCCTTGAAGACTCGCtcccctcttcttcttcaccaccattACCTCTCCAAAAGCTCAGAGACACCTCCTCTGAGACCCTTCTATCAACCCCTTGGCCCTCCCGCAAAGACGAGCCCTTTCGTTTTACAGACACCTCCTTCATTAGACACTCCCAAATCCACCCAATTCCACGCCCTCCTCACTCCTCAGCTCTCTCAGGCATTTCGTCAAACACCCAGTTCCCCAATCTTGTTGTAGCCGATGGCTATGTAGTAAATTCAGTGAATTTGTCCGAATTGCCAAATGGGGTTTTTGTTGGGAGCATGTTGGAACTCTCTGAAGTGAGTATTATGAAAAGGGTGAGTGAATTTGTGAGTAATTCAGATTGTGGTGACTTGTTTTGGTCTATTAATGGGATTGGTGCACCAGATTTGACAATAGTGTATGTTCCTGCGGGGTGTAAGGTAGAGAATCCTGTTTGTTTGAGGTACATTTCAGTTGAGGGTCGGTACGAGGGGTCAAATGAATTGCCCGTATCAAATCCAAGGGTGCTTGTGTTGGTGGAGAGGGGAGGGGAGATTGGTATAATTGAGGAGTTTTTGGGTAAGGATGGACAGAATAGATATTGGGTGAATTCGGTTTTGGAAGTGATGGTTGGAGAAGGGGGAAAGGTTAGGCATTCTTATATTCAGAGGCAGTCTTTGAATGCTGCTCATATAAAGTGGACATCGGTTACGCAGGTGAGTTCTGTttcttggctttttttttttttttttcttgttcttttttaaattattaaaagtaGTCTGCAGAGCTCATCTGTAATATCTATTTAGGAATGAGAATGATGTTCATTTCTATGCCATCGTCTATTGTATTTTGTTTCTTAAGTCATTAAACATGGGGCAAAACATGGATCATCAAGATGTACatatctttgtttatatatgatTGAAATTGTGGTCTGTTAAAATGACTAGTTATTAACGTGTTCTTGAAAAGCCTTCTCATATGATTCTGGATGgcttaaaactgaaaaattcTTTGAGGAATTATGATAGGTATTACTATAAATGGTTGAAGTTCAAATGAGATTGTAATGTGCTTAcggaaaaaaataattctaagtCAGGGCTGAACCTATATCATCAAGGTCATTGAAAAGAAACTGCAATattaatagaaagaaaaaggatgtGGACAGAATAAGAACTCCATTTAAATTGGGTCATCAATAGTTGAGAAGCCATTGCATTGGATTTTTGAACTATTTCTCGGTGGCTATGCAGGCATGTGCTCTGATTTGTGCATGCTGGCAGGCCCTCAAACAAAATGGACCTTTTAGCAAGCACACAAGTATTTCAAttatttgcttcttttcttCGACAAAGTTTATTTGGCAATTGGCATGCAAAATCATCTATTACAATTGAGCACTAGTTTGGACTacggattatatatatatatatatgtagattatttctttcttaaagCTGCAAGCTATAGACCTTATTGCGTCTTTCTTCTTCACCCTGTTGTCCTCTTTCCTCTCCATGGCTAATTTGGGTTATATTGATATAGCTGATACTTTCTTCTTTCAAGGATTCATAGGCCTCCTCATATTTGCTTCTATGAATAATTTGGGAGAAAAGAAATAGGTGGTTTCTTGTAGCTAGCATGCTACTTTGATTTAATtggttgaaattttcaaattaaaaaataaaataaaatacaataaaagaTTCAGGAGGAATCCCTATAAATTATTACTATCGCGAGGGATTTATAAGGTACTAAGCTATTATATGTTGTTAGATTCAAAGCAATGGCTTTTTGTTTAGTGTTGGTATTGGACTCAGTATTAGGCTAGTAATGAACTTTGAGATGATTCATCATTTGATGTGCAGTTTGTAACTAGATAAATAATTGAGGTGCTTCTGATATTCAGAATTGCAAAATGGGAATGTTAAAATCTATAATAATGAGAAGAACAAATTGAAGCAGTAGAACTTTTAGAACAAATGTACGATACAGAAATGTAAGATAAACAATAATACTTTACTCAAGTATAAGAAAAAAAGGTCAAGaaccttgtagctcaactagcacCTCCTAATGTTTCCAACGGAgatatctaagttttgaatcCCCCCCTCCGTCATTTTATCTattgatttatcaaaaaatatgtataagaAAAGTGGGGAAATGTTTTAGAGAGTTCAATCTATCTTGCCCGAAGGTGATGCAACAGAAGCAACAGTTACATCAGAGGGTTCCTATTTCCTAAGCTCATGTAAAACCTGTTCTTTTGAgatctctaaaaaaatatattcctGGGAGCTTGTTCTTGTAATATATTTCTCAAGTGGAATCTCTTGAATTTGGATGGCTAAATTGtgtattgtttttctttttctttttttggttgaagggTTGGAGGTCTATCATACATCCCAAACCATTAAAGCCTCTTTTTTGGGTTGCTTCCATTTTGTGCTTTTAAGAGAGCTGGATGCAACTGTGAGAAATTGGTACTTGCATCataaactttgtcctttttaGTAGAAAATAGCGTCTTCTTTTATCTCATCTTTTTCTTGGATTGAATTTGCAATGAATTCCCAATCTGCTGTGCTCAGTTCTACTAGTGATTATGTG
The sequence above is drawn from the Quercus lobata isolate SW786 chromosome 12, ValleyOak3.0 Primary Assembly, whole genome shotgun sequence genome and encodes:
- the LOC115971713 gene encoding protein ABCI7, chloroplastic, with the translated sequence MAALAFTPHIQRPPIPPLSTPTKAPKSRTKTRVSLQPSPTFSDPFVLQLAETLEDSLPSSSSPPLPLQKLRDTSSETLLSTPWPSRKDEPFRFTDTSFIRHSQIHPIPRPPHSSALSGISSNTQFPNLVVADGYVVNSVNLSELPNGVFVGSMLELSEVSIMKRVSEFVSNSDCGDLFWSINGIGAPDLTIVYVPAGCKVENPVCLRYISVEGRYEGSNELPVSNPRVLVLVERGGEIGIIEEFLGKDGQNRYWVNSVLEVMVGEGGKVRHSYIQRQSLNAAHIKWTSVTQEAASTYELVEVSSGGKLSRHNVHIQQLGPETVTELSSLHLSVSDQTQDLHSRLVMDHPRGYSRQLHKCIVAHSQGQAVFDGNIKVNRYAQQTDAGQLTRSLLLEPRATVNIKPNLQIIADDVKCSHGAAISDLEESQLFYFLARGINLETARKALLFSFGAEVVERLPNPVRKEVESHIRELLDPTLKRSS